One Vibrio sp. 16 genomic window carries:
- a CDS encoding DNA ligase, whose protein sequence is MNYQLTSLAASVLIALSMSANAANVDDFLVAVPLAHSYDQKIEVSEYWKSEKLDGIRAIWTGKRLVTRNGNPIHAPDWFVEPLPPYPLEGELWAGRGNFHLVQQTVLDTKPTDAAWRKIDYMLFDMPEAAGDYQKRYHNVIYFTRASKRDHIKYIEHTPIKSETELFGYLDSIDSAKGEGVMLRKITSRYQAGRSNDLLKLKKHQDAEARVVGYKVGRGKYHGLMGALLVQLDSGIKFYIGSGFSDIQRKDPPELGSVITFRYNGYTQNGVPKFARFVRERVE, encoded by the coding sequence ATGAACTATCAACTCACGAGCCTTGCTGCTTCAGTCCTTATCGCCTTGTCTATGTCAGCGAATGCTGCGAATGTCGATGACTTTCTTGTCGCGGTGCCGTTAGCACACAGTTACGATCAAAAAATCGAGGTGTCAGAATATTGGAAAAGTGAGAAGCTTGATGGCATAAGAGCGATTTGGACGGGTAAACGCCTCGTTACACGCAACGGGAACCCAATACATGCGCCCGACTGGTTTGTAGAACCGCTTCCTCCATATCCTCTTGAGGGAGAACTCTGGGCTGGACGAGGTAACTTTCACCTGGTTCAACAAACCGTGTTAGACACCAAACCAACGGACGCGGCGTGGCGTAAAATCGATTACATGTTGTTTGATATGCCGGAGGCCGCCGGAGATTACCAGAAGCGATACCACAACGTGATCTACTTTACCCGAGCCAGCAAGCGAGACCACATTAAGTACATTGAGCACACTCCGATCAAAAGTGAAACCGAGTTGTTCGGCTATTTAGATAGCATAGATAGTGCAAAGGGAGAGGGGGTGATGCTGCGGAAAATCACCAGTCGCTATCAAGCTGGCCGAAGCAACGATCTTTTGAAGTTAAAGAAGCACCAAGATGCAGAAGCTCGAGTGGTTGGATACAAAGTGGGCCGAGGCAAGTACCATGGGCTGATGGGCGCTTTGCTCGTTCAACTGGACTCGGGGATCAAATTCTACATTGGCAGCGGGTTTAGTGACATTCAACGAAAAGATCCCCCTGAGTTGGGTTCGGTGATTACCTTTCGCTACAACGGCTATACGCAAAATGGTGTCCCCAAGTTTGCTCGGTTTGTGCGAGAGCGTGTCGAATAA
- a CDS encoding DUF3080 family protein, with amino-acid sequence MRWVVTVLGTVFISGCWWNQHPVDASFSTYTSRISNVQQSPDITLPDNALVALPEKRQLMLEAPDIPFGFLDSYELRKCDLFNLIAEKNSILGKVQDAFRNLDYQTQLVAGLSRCLASSEISEEMKAELKVVLDAKRRQLPAHFNNLVFVSQEMRVQLNGSNWVATDMSSLSAELKQGLQAVSKTHQAISRSEVESSDTVLTDYQEVIEKQPLVGSLSYSMQNASSKLAAITQQLEQYDAVIVCGVGRNDTKFKTLRNVFQLYYVEQLQPYFAKLDRLYLQVSPQLDFVRSSNADYIYPIDTLHTKFRQAIADHVNYWKTLFKRCRASPTRN; translated from the coding sequence ATGCGTTGGGTTGTGACTGTTTTAGGCACCGTCTTTATTTCTGGATGTTGGTGGAATCAACACCCTGTTGACGCGAGTTTCTCAACCTATACCAGTCGTATCTCAAACGTGCAGCAATCGCCTGACATCACACTTCCTGACAATGCTCTCGTTGCCTTACCCGAGAAGCGACAATTGATGCTCGAGGCCCCAGACATTCCATTTGGATTTTTAGACAGCTATGAGTTGAGGAAATGCGATCTCTTCAACTTGATCGCGGAGAAAAACTCCATATTGGGGAAAGTACAAGACGCTTTTCGTAATCTCGACTACCAAACTCAGCTCGTCGCTGGCCTCTCGCGCTGTCTGGCTTCGTCTGAGATTTCTGAAGAAATGAAAGCAGAGCTAAAAGTGGTTCTTGATGCAAAACGGCGTCAACTGCCAGCTCATTTCAATAATCTTGTTTTTGTCAGCCAAGAAATGCGTGTGCAACTTAATGGCAGCAACTGGGTAGCGACAGACATGTCGTCACTTTCTGCTGAGTTAAAACAAGGGCTACAAGCGGTTTCAAAAACACACCAAGCGATCTCACGTTCCGAAGTCGAAAGCAGCGACACTGTACTAACTGACTATCAAGAAGTGATAGAAAAACAACCGCTGGTCGGCTCTTTGAGTTACTCGATGCAAAATGCCTCGTCCAAGCTAGCAGCGATTACGCAACAACTCGAACAGTATGACGCTGTCATAGTGTGTGGCGTCGGAAGAAATGACACAAAGTTCAAAACACTGCGAAATGTCTTTCAGCTTTACTATGTTGAACAGTTGCAGCCCTACTTCGCCAAACTCGATCGTCTATACCTTCAAGTTTCACCGCAGCTCGATTTTGTTCGAAGTTCCAACGCTGATTACATCTACCCTATTGATACACTGCATACAAAATTTAGGCAGGCCATCGCCGATCACGTCAATTACTGGAAAACGCTTTTTAAACGCTGTCGCGCATCACCAACGCGCAACTAG
- a CDS encoding riboflavin synthase subunit alpha: MFTGIVQGMAEVVAIEKKEAFQTHKLRLTGEMNQGLSIGASVAHNGCCLTVTEIEGEIVSFDLMQATLKLTNLGELQVGDSVNIERAAKFGVEIGGHSMSGHITLVGEIVDIIDTPNNRTIWFELPQASMKYVLAKGYIGLDGCSLTIGEVEQNRFSVHLIPETLQRTRFGQRKVGEKINVEFDPQTQAIVDTVERVLASKQLG, from the coding sequence ATGTTTACGGGAATTGTGCAAGGCATGGCGGAAGTCGTTGCCATAGAAAAGAAAGAAGCGTTCCAAACCCACAAACTTCGATTGACTGGGGAAATGAATCAGGGCTTGTCCATTGGTGCTTCAGTTGCGCACAATGGTTGCTGCCTTACCGTTACCGAAATCGAAGGCGAGATTGTTTCGTTCGATTTAATGCAAGCGACGTTGAAGCTGACAAACTTAGGTGAGCTTCAAGTGGGAGACTCCGTAAACATCGAACGAGCTGCTAAGTTTGGTGTTGAGATTGGTGGCCACAGTATGTCTGGTCACATCACGTTGGTCGGGGAAATCGTCGATATCATCGATACTCCCAATAACCGAACAATTTGGTTTGAATTACCTCAAGCGTCAATGAAATACGTATTGGCGAAAGGGTACATTGGTTTGGATGGTTGCTCTCTCACTATCGGGGAAGTAGAGCAGAACCGCTTTTCTGTTCATTTAATTCCTGAGACGCTGCAACGCACACGGTTTGGTCAGCGTAAAGTGGGAGAAAAAATCAACGTTGAATTTGACCCACAAACACAAGCTATCGTTGATACGGTTGAACGGGTGTTAGCGAGTAAACAGCTGGGATAA
- a CDS encoding phosphate/phosphite/phosphonate ABC transporter substrate-binding protein: MKRIILVILAGLISVHSYAKVYTFGIVPQQSASRLAQQWGPILDHISAQTGHKIVFSTASDIPTFEQRLEQGDYDFAYMNPYHYSVYSEQSGYLAVAKAKDKLIKGIIVVRKDSGITSIEQLANTTLAFPSPAAFAASILTRGALVQSEIPFEPEYVSSHDSVYLSVAKGFYPAGGGIFRTFNSLPAETRDQLTPIYVTEGYTPHAIAVHPRVAEKTRQEVSQALYMLENAPVTLEQLSALNIKGFVPARDQDWDDVRRLNINLLSQ; the protein is encoded by the coding sequence ATGAAAAGGATAATTCTAGTCATACTGGCAGGCTTAATCAGCGTGCATAGCTACGCCAAAGTGTACACTTTTGGCATTGTGCCACAACAATCGGCCAGTCGATTGGCGCAGCAATGGGGGCCAATTTTAGACCACATCAGCGCCCAAACAGGCCACAAAATCGTCTTTAGTACCGCCTCTGATATTCCAACCTTCGAGCAGCGACTGGAGCAAGGCGACTACGACTTCGCCTACATGAATCCCTATCATTACAGTGTCTACAGTGAGCAAAGTGGGTATCTTGCCGTCGCTAAAGCCAAAGACAAACTCATTAAAGGGATCATCGTTGTAAGAAAAGACAGCGGGATCACGTCAATCGAACAACTGGCTAACACCACTCTTGCGTTTCCTTCCCCTGCAGCGTTTGCAGCTTCCATCCTCACCCGTGGCGCTCTTGTTCAATCTGAGATTCCGTTTGAGCCCGAGTACGTGTCTTCGCATGATTCTGTTTATCTGTCGGTCGCTAAAGGGTTCTACCCAGCCGGCGGCGGTATTTTCCGCACATTCAACTCCTTGCCTGCAGAGACACGCGATCAACTGACACCTATTTATGTCACTGAGGGTTACACGCCTCATGCTATCGCTGTACACCCTAGGGTCGCAGAGAAAACACGCCAAGAAGTGAGCCAAGCACTCTACATGCTCGAGAATGCCCCAGTAACCCTTGAACAACTCTCTGCGCTCAACATTAAGGGCTTCGTCCCGGCTCGAGACCAAGACTGGGATGACGTTCGACGCTTAAACATCAATCTGTTATCTCAATAG
- a CDS encoding STAS domain-containing protein: protein MELRKIEASDTVLTLVINGNLDAAGSRSAQPHIDEIIADKSDREIEIDFSQVQFLDSSGVGAIVYLYKRLIERQRGMRLENVSGQPLEIMNLLRIDQAIPVNSSKH, encoded by the coding sequence ATGGAACTACGTAAAATTGAAGCAAGCGACACTGTTCTTACTCTTGTCATCAACGGTAATTTAGATGCTGCCGGTAGCCGCAGTGCCCAGCCCCATATCGATGAAATCATTGCAGACAAAAGTGATCGCGAGATCGAAATCGACTTTAGCCAAGTGCAATTTCTGGACTCTTCGGGAGTCGGTGCCATTGTTTACTTATACAAACGATTGATCGAACGCCAACGTGGCATGCGTTTAGAGAACGTTTCCGGTCAACCACTTGAAATTATGAACTTACTGAGAATCGATCAAGCGATTCCGGTGAACTCAAGCAAACACTAA
- a CDS encoding CPXCG motif-containing cysteine-rich protein, with product MRNYTEKVVSCPHCGHSISITLDASNGSQNFYDDCPACCHAIHLNMMVNEQMDSIELFVDADDEQIF from the coding sequence ATGCGAAATTACACCGAGAAAGTCGTTTCTTGTCCCCATTGCGGACATTCCATTTCAATCACATTGGATGCGTCTAACGGCAGTCAAAACTTTTACGATGACTGCCCTGCATGTTGCCATGCTATCCATCTCAATATGATGGTCAATGAGCAAATGGACTCTATTGAGTTGTTTGTTGATGCAGACGATGAGCAAATTTTTTAA
- a CDS encoding OmpA family protein translates to MVSYIKYIALAVSIASVVGCTSYPQQSQGGLAENYIQSKFTPVMPDEPLGPEHGLRFDWQLTKLHLDSLIREGARWCFPAAVVQAIEKQNRIARELEGGLLLDAANDIVIQRKRLNELELQLDYVTSQTKCVPPMDEGAFHQRLAVIDELFNLLNVDNQFAFNSSEVNPKYMGHLAKAANMLAEHPSLNLKVTGHADSVGDVAYNEKLALERAQQVKRYLSIFGLAPTRIATHSVGDTLPLHEGNSEGVKLTNRRVSIEVIDTQEKDLPLQGGYHAMD, encoded by the coding sequence ATGGTTTCTTACATCAAGTACATAGCCCTAGCTGTATCTATTGCGAGCGTTGTCGGGTGTACCAGTTACCCGCAACAAAGCCAGGGCGGTCTCGCAGAAAATTACATTCAATCGAAGTTCACTCCTGTGATGCCAGACGAGCCGCTAGGCCCTGAACACGGTCTACGCTTTGACTGGCAACTCACTAAACTTCATCTTGACTCTCTGATCCGAGAAGGTGCGCGCTGGTGCTTCCCTGCCGCGGTCGTGCAAGCAATCGAAAAGCAAAACCGCATCGCTCGCGAGCTTGAGGGCGGGCTTCTTCTTGATGCTGCCAACGATATCGTAATTCAAAGAAAGCGCCTCAACGAGCTCGAACTGCAGCTTGACTACGTCACATCACAAACCAAGTGTGTCCCTCCGATGGACGAAGGTGCGTTCCATCAACGTTTAGCGGTAATTGATGAGCTGTTTAATCTACTCAACGTGGACAATCAGTTCGCCTTTAACTCCTCTGAAGTGAACCCGAAATACATGGGGCATTTGGCTAAAGCGGCGAACATGCTCGCAGAGCACCCAAGCTTGAATTTAAAAGTGACCGGCCATGCTGACTCTGTAGGCGACGTGGCGTACAACGAAAAGCTGGCGTTGGAGAGAGCTCAACAAGTTAAGCGCTACCTCTCTATATTTGGCCTAGCGCCAACCCGAATCGCGACTCACTCTGTTGGAGATACGCTGCCGTTGCACGAAGGCAATTCAGAGGGCGTTAAACTGACCAACCGCAGAGTAAGCATCGAAGTTATAGATACCCAAGAAAAAGACCTGCCGCTTCAAGGAGGTTACCATGCCATGGACTAA
- a CDS encoding chromosome partitioning ATPase, with product MIPATHSEIEQIYLAAEMSQSRSLCITACQSGDGVTSVATALAERYLLAGLKTLIVDLNTFHPAFESAGLVSNTLHAQCGVLLEHKESHQLFTGLPVPSQQAELLSYRDPAQLSVNVESWLNDFDRVICDTSPLLQINRSNIPAQVVANACDHTILVVMGGKTTSGQLSKATELLSHSSIQLLGSVLNLQHQATLGQEMVRELNRLTFLPKRWREKLCNRILANDLLAHSA from the coding sequence ATGATTCCTGCAACGCACAGCGAAATTGAACAAATCTACTTGGCGGCAGAAATGAGCCAAAGCCGTTCTCTCTGTATTACGGCTTGTCAATCAGGTGACGGCGTCACGTCTGTAGCAACAGCACTGGCGGAACGTTACCTACTCGCAGGATTGAAAACCTTGATAGTGGATTTGAACACCTTCCATCCGGCGTTTGAATCTGCCGGGTTGGTTTCAAACACACTCCATGCACAATGTGGCGTACTACTCGAGCACAAAGAGTCTCACCAACTCTTTACAGGGCTTCCGGTTCCTAGCCAGCAAGCGGAGTTATTAAGCTATCGAGACCCTGCTCAACTTTCTGTCAATGTTGAAAGTTGGCTCAATGATTTTGATCGAGTCATCTGCGATACCTCGCCACTGCTGCAGATCAATCGAAGCAATATTCCAGCGCAAGTCGTGGCAAATGCCTGCGACCATACCATCTTGGTGGTCATGGGAGGGAAAACCACCTCGGGGCAACTCTCCAAAGCAACGGAGCTACTTTCTCACTCATCGATTCAATTGCTTGGTTCCGTCCTTAATCTCCAACATCAAGCGACGTTAGGTCAAGAAATGGTTAGAGAACTCAACCGCCTGACATTTTTGCCCAAGCGCTGGAGAGAAAAGTTATGCAATCGAATTTTGGCCAACGATTTACTCGCACACTCGGCTTAG
- a CDS encoding SLBB domain-containing protein produces MPWTKLILIALLVVIGLPNSHAEETVRVQVGDLIQVDLPGEASLNKGFQVDKRGRITLPEVGTLFVAGYTEAQLERTVLDALEKVYRDLSSASVFVAEQQILISVQGYVNSPGEYTLTKSADVQMALHAAGGIRPGAQLNNLLIKRGKEKITFNYKSFLDSGDETILPQLNSLDTIFVPTSPLVGNIEQEFDSSKLADAGDSADGRTAIKVFGEVNAPGSYSYKANTDLVDILMRAGGVTRYASVEQIRVITNNAPQLFNLKTYLDSGDVSLLPTLKPGATIFVPKQEDEIKAGANVIYIMGEVARPGAYEGKRNASFMDILANAGGPTRFAESRQIRLIKANGQVVKFDLTAFTEGLSRRSPPKIEAGDAIFVPEKTDMNEKSWLKIAPDRAVSVMGEVVRPGRIEWSDEMNLIDLLSHVGGPTLRADTSKIEVVTQAGRMEVFNLDEFILNGARPAELPQISAGSIVRIHDLPQDPSDNKSQWVRQSSDASIYVFGQVNAPGRYRFTKDMHFLDILSAADGPTKDADIHNIRITHRDKSYSKVSRLNLSLYFETGDESLLPNVTMGDTIYIPEKDKIWLDRSKESTVRVLGAVNKPGRYVFDDNMTILDLLAEAGGPAERAYLEKISIVNMSCCQGQARTFDLIEFSKTANIYQLPVLRSGDTIYVPDRGESFLEKARVGLEDILRLTTTIVLIGAL; encoded by the coding sequence ATGCCATGGACTAAGCTCATTCTCATCGCGCTGTTAGTGGTCATCGGGTTACCGAACTCGCACGCAGAAGAAACAGTGCGCGTTCAAGTGGGTGACCTCATCCAAGTTGATTTACCAGGAGAAGCGTCGCTCAACAAAGGATTTCAAGTCGACAAACGCGGGCGCATTACCTTACCTGAAGTGGGCACCTTGTTTGTCGCTGGATATACCGAAGCACAACTCGAGCGAACCGTGTTAGATGCGTTGGAAAAAGTCTATCGAGATCTTTCTTCCGCGTCTGTTTTCGTTGCTGAACAGCAAATTCTCATTTCTGTGCAAGGCTATGTCAATTCTCCGGGTGAATATACCTTAACGAAAAGCGCCGATGTGCAAATGGCCTTGCATGCCGCAGGCGGGATCCGTCCGGGCGCGCAGTTAAACAATCTGCTAATCAAACGCGGCAAAGAAAAGATCACCTTCAATTACAAATCTTTTCTTGATTCGGGTGATGAAACCATCCTTCCTCAACTCAACTCGCTTGATACCATTTTCGTCCCGACCTCTCCTTTGGTGGGCAACATCGAGCAAGAATTTGACTCGAGTAAACTGGCCGATGCAGGCGATAGCGCAGATGGACGCACAGCCATTAAAGTTTTTGGCGAAGTGAATGCGCCAGGCTCATACAGTTATAAAGCCAATACTGACTTGGTCGATATTCTCATGCGCGCCGGAGGCGTGACCCGCTACGCTTCCGTCGAGCAAATTCGCGTCATCACCAACAATGCGCCACAGCTTTTTAACCTTAAAACCTACCTTGACAGCGGTGACGTGTCATTGCTTCCGACTTTGAAGCCCGGTGCGACCATCTTTGTGCCGAAACAAGAAGACGAAATCAAAGCTGGGGCAAATGTCATTTACATCATGGGTGAAGTTGCCCGCCCCGGAGCTTATGAAGGTAAACGCAATGCGTCATTCATGGATATTTTAGCGAATGCGGGCGGCCCTACTCGATTTGCAGAATCTCGCCAGATTCGTTTGATCAAGGCTAACGGCCAAGTTGTGAAGTTTGATTTGACGGCCTTTACCGAAGGGCTCTCACGTCGTAGTCCGCCGAAAATTGAAGCGGGTGATGCGATTTTTGTTCCTGAGAAAACGGACATGAACGAGAAGTCATGGCTAAAAATCGCACCAGACCGCGCCGTTAGTGTGATGGGGGAAGTGGTTCGTCCGGGGCGCATTGAATGGTCTGATGAAATGAACCTGATTGACCTGCTCTCTCACGTTGGCGGCCCAACGCTGCGAGCTGATACATCAAAGATCGAGGTCGTAACACAAGCCGGACGCATGGAAGTGTTCAATTTAGATGAGTTTATCCTCAACGGCGCTCGCCCTGCCGAGCTTCCTCAAATTTCAGCGGGCTCTATTGTGCGTATTCACGACCTTCCGCAAGACCCGTCGGACAACAAATCCCAGTGGGTGCGCCAAAGCTCTGATGCGTCGATCTATGTGTTTGGTCAAGTTAACGCGCCAGGCCGCTACCGTTTTACTAAAGACATGCACTTTTTAGATATTTTGTCTGCCGCTGATGGCCCAACCAAAGACGCCGACATCCACAACATTCGCATCACTCATCGCGATAAGAGTTACTCGAAAGTGAGCCGATTGAATCTGTCGCTCTATTTTGAAACTGGCGACGAAAGCCTGCTACCCAACGTGACGATGGGCGACACCATCTACATTCCTGAGAAAGACAAGATCTGGCTCGACCGCTCGAAAGAGTCCACCGTAAGAGTGCTTGGCGCCGTCAACAAACCGGGCCGTTACGTATTCGATGACAACATGACCATCTTGGACTTGCTAGCAGAAGCGGGAGGCCCTGCTGAGCGCGCTTACCTAGAGAAGATATCGATCGTCAATATGTCTTGCTGCCAAGGTCAAGCTCGTACCTTTGATCTTATCGAGTTCAGCAAAACAGCCAATATCTACCAACTGCCTGTCCTTCGCTCTGGTGACACCATTTATGTCCCTGACCGTGGAGAGAGTTTCTTGGAGAAGGCACGTGTTGGGCTTGAGGACATACTAAGACTGACGACCACGATTGTACTGATAGGAGCATTATAA
- a CDS encoding MATE family efflux transporter, whose amino-acid sequence MHRYKTEANTLVKLATPVLIASVAQTGMGFVDTVMAGGVSATDMAAVSIAASIWLPSILFGVGLLMALVPVVAQLNGSGRQVKIPYEIQQGLAMALIISVPIIAVLFQTKTILGLMDVETLMAEKTNGYMSAVMFAVPAFLLFQALRSFTDGMSLTQPAMVIGFIGLMLNIPLNWIFVYGKFGAPALGGVGCGVATAIVYWIMFAMLLFYVLTSNRVAHVNVFGQFHRPELKPLIRLLKLGFPVAAAMFFEVTLFAVVALLVAPLGPLVVAAHQVAINFSSLVFMLPMSIGAATSIRVGHRLGENNVDGAKVASRVGLIVAVALSLITAALTVLFREQVALLYTDNRAVIEIALQLLLLAAVYQVTDAIQVVAAGALRGYKDMAAIFNRTFIAYWMLGLPAGYILGMTDWIVEPMGAHGFWYGFIIGLSSAAIMLGVRLHWMHKQPETIQLELSAK is encoded by the coding sequence GTGCATCGTTATAAAACAGAAGCCAACACCCTAGTTAAGTTGGCGACCCCCGTATTAATTGCTTCCGTGGCACAAACTGGTATGGGTTTTGTTGACACCGTGATGGCGGGTGGCGTAAGTGCTACAGACATGGCGGCGGTATCCATTGCGGCCAGCATTTGGCTACCATCGATACTATTTGGGGTCGGATTGCTCATGGCGTTAGTGCCCGTTGTCGCTCAGCTAAATGGTTCTGGCCGACAAGTAAAAATTCCCTATGAGATCCAACAGGGTCTGGCCATGGCGCTAATCATCTCAGTGCCGATCATCGCCGTTTTATTTCAAACCAAAACGATTTTAGGCTTAATGGATGTCGAAACGCTGATGGCAGAAAAAACCAATGGCTATATGTCTGCGGTGATGTTTGCTGTTCCGGCATTTTTGCTTTTCCAAGCACTGCGCAGTTTTACTGATGGTATGTCTCTGACTCAACCTGCGATGGTGATTGGCTTTATTGGTCTGATGCTCAATATTCCGTTGAACTGGATTTTTGTTTACGGAAAATTTGGTGCTCCAGCACTTGGTGGTGTGGGCTGTGGTGTGGCGACAGCGATTGTTTACTGGATCATGTTTGCAATGCTGCTGTTTTATGTACTGACATCAAACCGAGTCGCACACGTGAACGTGTTTGGTCAGTTTCATCGCCCAGAGCTCAAACCCCTGATTCGCTTGCTCAAACTTGGCTTCCCTGTTGCCGCTGCGATGTTTTTTGAAGTGACACTCTTTGCGGTTGTTGCTCTTCTCGTCGCGCCCCTCGGGCCTTTAGTTGTCGCCGCACACCAAGTTGCTATTAACTTCTCATCACTGGTATTTATGTTGCCAATGAGTATTGGCGCTGCAACCAGTATCCGCGTAGGTCATAGACTGGGTGAGAATAATGTCGACGGTGCAAAAGTCGCCTCTCGTGTGGGTCTGATTGTGGCCGTTGCACTGTCCCTCATTACCGCTGCATTGACGGTTCTATTTCGTGAACAAGTTGCGTTGCTATACACAGACAACCGAGCCGTTATCGAAATCGCGCTACAACTTTTATTGTTGGCGGCGGTTTATCAAGTCACCGATGCCATACAAGTCGTTGCCGCCGGCGCATTGCGTGGCTACAAAGATATGGCGGCGATTTTCAATCGTACCTTTATCGCCTATTGGATGCTGGGATTACCTGCGGGTTATATCTTGGGCATGACAGACTGGATTGTTGAGCCAATGGGCGCGCATGGTTTCTGGTATGGTTTTATTATTGGTCTGTCTTCTGCGGCAATTATGCTCGGAGTCCGACTCCACTGGATGCATAAACAGCCTGAGACGATTCAATTGGAGTTGTCCGCTAAATAA